One genomic window of Phycisphaerales bacterium includes the following:
- a CDS encoding type 1 glutamine amidotransferase, giving the protein MATIIVLQDGQHLGPGRLGVTLRDHGFKIDYRRIDRDGEAAVPGDMDNAQGLVVLGSPASPLGDEPWIARTLDLIRQAHEAQMPVIGLCMGHQLIARALGGEVEKLPQMALGFEPVELTVPGQTETMLAGMPWKLPMFQSHEHHVSKAPPGATVLAKSATTPVECFKAGIRTYGFQYHFEFDRPGITRHVAVLKRVIGEVPRTLEEIEAQLDEHYAMFARASDRLCVNIASFAVPFDRLLAV; this is encoded by the coding sequence ATGGCCACCATCATCGTTCTTCAGGACGGACAGCACCTCGGCCCGGGCCGCCTGGGGGTCACCCTGCGCGACCACGGGTTCAAGATCGACTACCGCCGTATCGACCGCGACGGCGAGGCGGCCGTGCCCGGCGACATGGACAACGCACAGGGCCTGGTCGTGCTGGGCAGCCCGGCGTCGCCGCTGGGCGACGAGCCCTGGATCGCCCGCACGCTCGACCTGATCCGCCAGGCCCACGAGGCGCAGATGCCCGTCATCGGCTTGTGCATGGGGCACCAGCTCATCGCTCGGGCGCTGGGCGGCGAGGTCGAAAAGCTGCCGCAGATGGCCCTCGGCTTCGAGCCCGTCGAGCTGACGGTGCCCGGGCAGACCGAGACGATGCTCGCGGGCATGCCTTGGAAGCTGCCCATGTTCCAGAGCCACGAGCACCACGTCTCGAAGGCCCCGCCCGGGGCGACCGTGCTGGCCAAGAGCGCTACGACGCCGGTGGAGTGCTTCAAGGCCGGCATTCGCACGTACGGCTTCCAGTACCACTTCGAGTTCGATCGTCCCGGTATCACGCGGCACGTGGCGGTGCTCAAGCGCGTGATTGGCGAGGTGCCGCGCACCCTCGAGGAGATCGAGGCCCAGCTCGACGAGCACTACGCGATGTTCGCTCGCGCGTCCGATCGCTTGTGCGTCAACATCGCCTCCTTCGCGGTGCCGTTCGACCGTCTGCTGGCGGTGTAG
- a CDS encoding alpha/beta fold hydrolase, with translation MRGVEHWTKPKRRVRWRWVLAIYLLVLLASHVVYAIDPTLLMATPAPRPTDRVTLPEMTADGPREGHEAEVAYVAHRSGVPAAPLLLMIHGSPGDATNFQALGPAFAARGIDAIAVDLPGFGGSEPWVEDYSARAMAHVCMALLAELHETDASPDRVHVLGWSNGGAVVLNMRDMQDEYGVELASLTMMMATGAQRTEGSGDYLFEKAKYALGYVGVFASVELVPHFGLLGPRSFWYSFIRNFMHTDQRPLADALRTLDEPLLIIQAQQDFLVAPWAAEMHHELARRSMLVRLDGGHMMPFTDPEPLAAHIAAFVDRHEDPAIEPVRSTVDLAVKHEHGVETRSLDAAATWLRSRHWTLEAFVVMLLALVWWRMGLVVTAALVAGMYVDYGVASVGLAVGVLVRGPGVWRRVACLVVGMVALLPAWLLVRFGGWWAVEQYGVVALVAVLMIVAPLTWVLPRVWTRMGRQRIRAQVWRWISHEFWPSWISYVLLAPTFVTQTLRARHPVVFTATNPGIAGAGGFVGERKSTIAAGLEAAGAPLLPTVLVRMHSDPERRVKRVERLLRARPELGGFPVVLKPDRGERGRAVRVCHDIDDVRDQVTRVAADLVLQKFDPAPHEVGLFWVRLHRPGEADERGREGEIFAVTRKIFPVIVGDGTRTLRQLVLSDDRFRVQEPVFVARFGRSIDRVPPEGERVKMGMAGNHVQGCRFEDGADLITDELTDAIDGICRRFPNVDGSPGGLDIGRFDIRYRDEGKLKAGRGFSVIELNGSSAEATNVYDPTRTWWWAIEVMSQQWAHAYRLGTMRRAMGREPVGPLELIRMVWRARRNRPESGLAD, from the coding sequence GTGCGGGGCGTCGAGCACTGGACCAAGCCCAAGCGGCGCGTGCGTTGGCGCTGGGTTCTGGCGATCTATCTGCTGGTGCTGCTCGCCTCGCACGTCGTGTATGCGATCGACCCGACGCTGCTGATGGCGACGCCGGCGCCCCGGCCGACGGATCGTGTAACGCTGCCCGAGATGACCGCCGACGGCCCGCGTGAGGGCCATGAGGCCGAGGTTGCGTACGTCGCGCACCGGAGCGGCGTGCCCGCAGCGCCGCTCCTGCTGATGATCCACGGCTCGCCGGGTGATGCGACGAACTTCCAGGCGTTGGGTCCGGCGTTCGCGGCTCGGGGAATCGATGCGATCGCGGTCGACCTGCCAGGGTTCGGCGGATCGGAGCCGTGGGTAGAGGACTACTCGGCCCGTGCGATGGCGCATGTCTGCATGGCGTTGTTGGCCGAGTTGCACGAGACGGACGCGTCTCCCGATCGGGTGCACGTGCTGGGCTGGAGCAACGGCGGCGCCGTCGTGCTGAACATGCGCGACATGCAGGACGAGTACGGCGTCGAACTCGCGTCGCTGACGATGATGATGGCGACCGGGGCCCAGCGCACCGAAGGCTCGGGCGACTATTTGTTCGAGAAGGCCAAGTACGCCCTCGGCTACGTGGGTGTGTTCGCGTCGGTCGAGCTGGTACCGCACTTCGGGCTGCTCGGGCCGCGGAGCTTCTGGTACTCTTTCATCCGTAACTTCATGCACACCGACCAGCGGCCGCTGGCCGACGCGCTTCGAACGCTCGACGAGCCGCTCCTGATCATCCAGGCGCAGCAGGACTTCCTCGTCGCGCCGTGGGCTGCGGAGATGCACCACGAGCTTGCGCGCCGATCGATGCTCGTCCGTCTCGATGGCGGCCACATGATGCCGTTCACCGATCCCGAGCCGCTGGCGGCGCACATCGCGGCGTTCGTCGATCGGCACGAGGATCCGGCGATCGAGCCCGTCCGTTCGACCGTCGACCTGGCCGTCAAGCACGAGCACGGCGTGGAGACGCGCTCACTCGACGCGGCGGCGACGTGGCTGCGTTCGCGGCACTGGACGCTCGAGGCGTTCGTCGTCATGCTGCTGGCGCTGGTGTGGTGGCGAATGGGGCTGGTCGTGACGGCGGCGCTCGTGGCGGGCATGTATGTCGATTACGGCGTTGCGAGCGTCGGGCTGGCGGTTGGCGTGCTCGTCCGAGGGCCCGGCGTGTGGCGCCGCGTGGCGTGCCTCGTTGTGGGCATGGTGGCGCTCTTGCCCGCGTGGCTGTTGGTGCGATTCGGGGGGTGGTGGGCGGTCGAGCAATATGGCGTCGTAGCGCTCGTTGCCGTACTCATGATCGTGGCGCCGCTGACGTGGGTGCTGCCGCGCGTATGGACGCGGATGGGCCGCCAGCGCATCCGGGCCCAGGTGTGGCGATGGATCAGCCACGAGTTCTGGCCGAGCTGGATCAGCTACGTGTTGCTTGCGCCCACGTTTGTTACGCAGACGCTTCGGGCAAGGCATCCGGTCGTGTTTACGGCGACGAATCCGGGCATCGCCGGCGCGGGGGGCTTCGTAGGCGAGCGCAAGAGCACGATCGCGGCTGGCCTGGAGGCCGCCGGCGCGCCGCTGCTGCCCACGGTGCTCGTGCGCATGCACAGCGACCCGGAGCGGCGCGTGAAGCGGGTGGAGCGGTTGCTGCGGGCCAGGCCAGAGTTGGGCGGGTTTCCGGTCGTGCTCAAGCCCGACCGGGGCGAGCGCGGCCGGGCGGTGCGCGTATGCCACGACATCGACGACGTTCGCGATCAGGTCACCCGCGTCGCCGCCGACCTGGTGCTGCAGAAGTTCGACCCCGCGCCGCACGAGGTCGGGCTGTTCTGGGTGCGGCTGCACAGGCCCGGCGAGGCCGACGAGCGTGGGCGTGAGGGCGAGATCTTTGCAGTCACACGGAAGATCTTCCCGGTTATCGTGGGCGACGGCACGCGCACGCTGCGGCAGCTCGTGCTGTCCGACGATCGCTTCCGCGTGCAGGAGCCGGTGTTCGTCGCGCGATTCGGGCGATCGATCGATCGCGTGCCGCCCGAGGGCGAGCGCGTGAAGATGGGCATGGCCGGCAACCACGTGCAGGGGTGCCGGTTCGAGGATGGCGCTGACCTCATCACCGACGAGTTGACCGATGCGATCGATGGCATCTGCCGCCGCTTCCCAAACGTCGACGGCTCGCCGGGCGGGCTGGACATCGGCCGCTTCGACATCCGCTATCGCGACGAGGGCAAGTTGAAGGCTGGCCGAGGATTCAGCGTGATCGAGCTCAACGGTTCGTCGGCCGAGGCAACCAACGTGTATGACCCCACGCGGACCTGGTGGTGGGCCATCGAGGTGATGAGCCAGCAGTGGGCCCATGCGTATCGGCTGGGGACGATGCGGCGTGCGATGGGCCGCGAGCCGGTCGGGCCGCTTGAGCTCATCCGGATGGTCTGGCGCGCCCGACGCAACCGGCCCGAGAGCGGGCTTGCGGACTAG
- a CDS encoding HDOD domain-containing protein gives MAGRVRAQLSSVEVEALTELLMRKLDAMIIETQPEVAARLLELVSDPEAGLADFATVIRNDTALSGRLLRMSNSAYFAQREPVTTLERACVLLGINRIRALALGFYMSRAIDAGGEKRYGRTMWGKSLLRACFAAKLAEAIKPQLYAEAFLVGLMMDAGAPLVRTLIGPSVYDEACPLQQPPSRVFKTETDSFSYTHVDMARALIRRWRMPDVLAKPILWHHTPPQNLKSTEPIHLLHRISFYVGSMHIEHEPPSAMAVPLPTLAQKLMNLPGDALGETFASACKEYAAVREFFGHVAESITDVEALGMRVHGALNKIMESAIEEELKSDSSMSPATFKFNAGQIQVMRDDENDEFAVAYVLDSAGHRQARHRFPVGSATADEVLTELCLEQGDIDSAELESMTDYLRALAA, from the coding sequence TCATCGAGACGCAGCCCGAAGTGGCCGCTCGCCTGCTCGAGCTCGTGTCCGACCCCGAGGCCGGGCTGGCCGACTTCGCAACCGTCATCCGCAACGACACCGCCCTGAGCGGCCGCTTGCTGCGCATGAGCAACTCGGCCTACTTTGCCCAACGCGAGCCGGTGACCACGCTCGAGCGCGCCTGCGTGCTGCTGGGCATCAATCGAATCCGCGCGCTCGCACTGGGCTTCTACATGAGCCGCGCCATCGACGCCGGCGGCGAGAAGCGGTATGGCCGGACCATGTGGGGCAAAAGCTTGCTGCGGGCATGTTTTGCCGCCAAGCTGGCCGAGGCCATCAAGCCCCAGCTCTACGCCGAAGCATTCCTGGTGGGCCTCATGATGGACGCGGGCGCACCCTTGGTGCGAACGCTCATCGGCCCGTCGGTCTACGACGAGGCGTGTCCGCTCCAGCAGCCGCCGTCGCGCGTCTTCAAGACCGAGACCGACTCGTTCAGCTACACCCACGTGGACATGGCCCGCGCCCTCATCCGCCGATGGCGCATGCCCGACGTGCTGGCCAAGCCCATCCTGTGGCACCACACGCCGCCGCAGAACCTCAAGAGCACCGAGCCCATCCACCTGCTGCACCGCATCTCGTTCTACGTGGGCTCGATGCACATCGAGCACGAGCCGCCATCGGCCATGGCCGTGCCGCTGCCCACGCTGGCGCAGAAGCTCATGAACCTCCCGGGCGACGCGCTCGGCGAGACGTTTGCCAGCGCTTGCAAGGAATACGCCGCCGTCCGCGAGTTCTTCGGCCACGTAGCCGAGAGCATCACCGACGTCGAGGCCCTGGGCATGCGCGTCCACGGCGCTCTGAACAAGATCATGGAGAGCGCCATCGAGGAAGAGCTCAAGAGCGACAGCAGCATGTCGCCGGCGACCTTCAAGTTCAACGCCGGGCAGATCCAGGTCATGCGAGACGACGAGAACGACGAGTTCGCCGTCGCCTACGTGCTCGACTCGGCCGGGCATCGCCAGGCCCGCCACCGGTTCCCCGTAGGCTCGGCCACGGCCGACGAGGTGCTTACAGAGCTGTGCCTCGAGCAGGGCGACATCGACAGCGCCGAGCTCGAGAGCATGACGGACTACTTGCGTGCACTGGCGGCCTGA
- a CDS encoding Dps family protein — translation MHDATNTEIDATIISGLNRLVADAAVFRYKIQNFHWNVRGRQFFELHEQFEKIYTAWTGYLDELAERIRAKESTPLPTLARCLEHTRIAEEEGTPDDKRMVEHTVADLLAIHKEVREVIDDAESAGDRTTVNLLDGIGDDIEKTVWMLRAWHHGA, via the coding sequence ATGCACGACGCAACGAACACGGAGATCGACGCCACCATCATCAGCGGCCTGAACCGGCTGGTGGCCGATGCGGCGGTGTTCCGCTACAAGATCCAGAACTTCCACTGGAACGTCCGCGGGCGGCAGTTCTTCGAGTTGCACGAGCAGTTCGAGAAGATCTACACCGCGTGGACGGGCTACCTCGACGAGCTGGCCGAACGCATCCGTGCGAAGGAATCGACGCCGCTCCCCACGCTCGCACGATGCCTCGAGCACACCCGCATCGCCGAGGAAGAGGGCACGCCCGACGACAAGCGGATGGTCGAGCACACGGTGGCCGACTTGCTGGCCATCCACAAGGAGGTGCGCGAGGTCATCGACGACGCCGAGAGCGCCGGCGACCGCACGACGGTCAACCTGCTCGACGGCATCGGCGATGACATCGAGAAGACCGTGTGGATGCTGCGGGCCTGGCACCACGGTGCGTGA
- a CDS encoding serine hydrolase domain-containing protein gives MNKTLYTLSAAVIAPACWAQCDYAPADALAAAIVDDFPLVSGASMRFEDPLLPGPSFERFYGDYDRGTVVPIASATKLLSAIVVMTCVEQDGLDLDAPVSTYLPEFFGTKGTMTVRQMFSHTSGLPSNSVFAFDPAITLEQAVTRIALFTPLEATPGTDFCYGQVGMHVAGRVCEVVSGTDWDTLFAERVAMPLGLTDTNYDGLYETTNPLIAGGAESSLEDYSRVIRMLIDGGVYRGARVIGQSSIDAMFTDLTAGLPIRCTPASRTTQNYGLGAWVLTRTDGTRRVDSPGAFAYTPWVELDQAGDPLLGGVFMIEDGLSSLSDRIDDLQDAALDARLACTPCPADLDGDGVLTLFDFLAFQTAWTAGDPAGDFDRDGVLDLFDFLAYSNAFDDGCA, from the coding sequence ATGAACAAGACGCTCTACACGCTCTCCGCAGCCGTGATCGCACCCGCCTGCTGGGCCCAGTGCGACTACGCCCCGGCCGACGCCCTCGCAGCCGCCATCGTCGATGATTTCCCGCTGGTCTCGGGCGCCAGCATGCGCTTCGAGGATCCACTGCTTCCGGGTCCGAGCTTCGAGCGCTTCTACGGCGACTACGACCGCGGCACCGTCGTGCCCATCGCCAGCGCCACCAAGTTGCTTTCCGCCATCGTCGTCATGACCTGCGTCGAGCAGGACGGCCTCGACCTGGACGCACCGGTCTCGACCTACCTGCCCGAGTTCTTCGGCACCAAGGGAACGATGACCGTCCGCCAGATGTTCAGCCACACTTCGGGCTTGCCCAGCAACAGCGTGTTCGCCTTCGATCCCGCGATCACGCTCGAACAGGCCGTCACGCGCATCGCGCTGTTTACGCCGCTCGAGGCCACGCCCGGCACCGACTTCTGCTACGGGCAGGTGGGCATGCACGTAGCCGGCCGCGTGTGCGAGGTCGTGAGCGGTACCGACTGGGACACGCTCTTCGCCGAGCGCGTCGCCATGCCGTTGGGTCTCACCGATACCAACTACGACGGGCTCTACGAGACCACCAACCCCCTCATCGCCGGCGGAGCCGAGAGCAGCCTCGAGGACTACTCGCGCGTCATCCGCATGCTCATTGACGGCGGCGTGTATCGCGGCGCTCGGGTCATCGGACAGTCCTCGATCGACGCGATGTTTACCGACCTCACGGCGGGCCTGCCCATCCGTTGCACGCCCGCCTCGCGAACCACCCAGAACTATGGCCTGGGCGCCTGGGTGCTGACGCGCACCGACGGCACGCGCCGCGTCGACAGCCCCGGCGCCTTCGCGTACACGCCCTGGGTCGAACTCGACCAGGCCGGCGACCCGCTGCTCGGCGGCGTGTTCATGATCGAGGACGGCCTCTCGTCGCTCAGCGATCGCATCGACGATCTGCAGGACGCCGCCCTCGACGCCAGGCTCGCGTGCACGCCGTGCCCGGCCGACCTCGACGGCGACGGCGTGCTGACCCTCTTCGACTTCCTGGCCTTCCAGACCGCGTGGACCGCGGGCGACCCCGCCGGCGACTTCGATCGCGACGGCGTGCTCGACCTCTTCGACTTCCTGGCGTATTCCAACGCGTTCGACGACGGCTGCGCTTAA
- a CDS encoding prepilin-type N-terminal cleavage/methylation domain-containing protein has protein sequence MPHCPRPARSGFTLIELLVVIGIIAVIAAITVPAIASARQTAQSTVTLQRLGQLSTVANLYATDHRDRVWTAQNWLKTIEGDTAQPGVLLDGGYLTDDEILECAVNGRRLPYRDSSGHVPTPPPGLYDHAEVDSDFAFVHQVEGARLGLHTQFAYHRDPTERGWSGGVWLEDETALVNLPGVPIFVEENPAFYHARDEMLTFKGFDQLDRRHDGGGTGKSLMAFLDGHAESTAPPADDSPEGLEVSDLTAAHFYLSARGGRWRAMTLSSEYEYGWVNDPR, from the coding sequence ATGCCCCATTGCCCACGCCCGGCCCGGTCCGGGTTCACGCTCATCGAGTTACTGGTGGTCATCGGCATCATCGCCGTCATCGCCGCCATCACGGTGCCGGCCATCGCCAGCGCCCGCCAGACGGCCCAGAGCACGGTCACGCTGCAGCGGCTCGGCCAGCTCAGCACCGTCGCCAACCTCTACGCGACCGACCACCGGGACCGCGTCTGGACGGCCCAGAACTGGCTCAAGACCATCGAGGGCGACACCGCGCAGCCGGGCGTGCTCCTCGACGGCGGATACCTCACCGACGACGAGATCTTGGAGTGCGCCGTCAACGGCCGTCGACTCCCCTACCGCGACTCCAGCGGCCACGTCCCGACCCCGCCGCCCGGGCTCTACGACCACGCCGAAGTCGACAGCGACTTTGCCTTCGTGCACCAGGTCGAGGGCGCCCGTCTCGGGCTGCACACGCAGTTTGCCTACCACCGCGACCCAACGGAGCGCGGCTGGAGCGGCGGCGTCTGGCTCGAGGACGAGACCGCACTCGTCAACCTGCCGGGCGTGCCCATCTTCGTCGAAGAGAACCCCGCGTTCTACCACGCCCGCGACGAGATGCTCACCTTCAAGGGGTTCGACCAGCTCGACCGCCGGCACGACGGCGGCGGCACTGGCAAGAGCCTGATGGCCTTCCTCGACGGACACGCCGAGAGCACCGCCCCGCCCGCCGACGATTCGCCCGAGGGCCTGGAGGTCAGCGACCTGACTGCCGCCCACTTCTACCTGAGCGCCCGTGGCGGACGCTGGAGGGCCATGACCCTCAGCAGCGAGTATGAGTACGGCTGGGTCAACGACCCCCGCTAG
- a CDS encoding PfkB family carbohydrate kinase, with the protein MPLIVTGTVGIDTVYTPDHGHRENVLGGSCTYFAAAASFYCQPVRVVAVVGEDFPDELRKTMERFAGVDHGGLEVRKGSKTFRWGGKYLDNMDQRETLYTDLGVVAEEPPMVPEQFRDSKYVFLANTHPAVQLGLLEQLSDRKLAVADTMDLWIDTAKPELMQLCEKIDGLVLNFEEAEQLTGKRNTVAAARHILDMGPKFVVVKKGEHGCIIVHRDGIAALPAYPTEEVVDPTGAGDSFAGGMMGSLAREGDDGTDPTSFGAIHRAVAHGTIVASFNIESFSLDRLASLEPTQLDERYEQFARMVRFG; encoded by the coding sequence ATGCCCTTGATCGTCACCGGAACCGTTGGAATCGACACCGTCTACACGCCCGATCACGGCCATCGGGAGAACGTACTGGGCGGGTCGTGTACGTACTTCGCGGCGGCCGCCTCGTTCTATTGCCAGCCCGTGCGGGTCGTCGCGGTCGTGGGCGAAGACTTCCCCGACGAGCTCCGCAAGACGATGGAGCGGTTCGCGGGTGTGGATCACGGTGGGCTCGAGGTCCGCAAGGGCTCCAAGACGTTCCGCTGGGGCGGCAAGTATCTGGACAACATGGACCAGCGCGAGACGCTGTACACCGACCTTGGCGTGGTGGCCGAGGAGCCGCCCATGGTCCCCGAGCAGTTCCGCGATAGCAAGTACGTGTTCCTCGCCAACACGCACCCGGCCGTGCAGCTTGGCTTGCTCGAGCAGCTGAGCGATCGCAAGCTTGCCGTCGCCGACACGATGGACTTGTGGATCGATACCGCCAAGCCCGAGCTCATGCAGCTCTGCGAAAAGATCGACGGGTTGGTCTTGAACTTCGAGGAAGCCGAGCAGCTGACTGGAAAGAGGAACACGGTGGCCGCGGCCCGGCACATCCTGGACATGGGCCCCAAGTTCGTGGTCGTCAAGAAGGGCGAGCACGGCTGCATCATCGTGCATCGGGACGGCATCGCGGCGCTCCCGGCCTACCCGACCGAAGAGGTCGTCGACCCCACCGGGGCGGGCGATAGCTTCGCCGGCGGCATGATGGGCTCTCTGGCGCGCGAGGGCGACGACGGCACCGACCCGACCTCGTTTGGCGCCATCCACCGCGCTGTGGCGCACGGCACCATCGTCGCAAGCTTCAACATCGAGTCGTTCAGCCTCGATCGTTTGGCGAGTTTGGAGCCGACCCAGCTTGACGAGCGGTACGAGCAGTTCGCCCGCATGGTCCGCTTCGGCTAG
- the rlmN gene encoding 23S rRNA (adenine(2503)-C(2))-methyltransferase RlmN, giving the protein MYGQAEQTTDTPSPLGLTSRQWVEAVGPRVKGRGLWALRAYKAFLREGRTDDPVFQQIGTPHVGPVVRREREDTPEGVITKFVQQLDVERQGVKLEAESVVIPMIGRKGRLAHSLCVSSQVGCAMGCGFCETAQMGLMASLTPAQIVGQWHAARHQLGAQPSNLVFMGMGEPLDNTDAVLQAINVLTDQAGAGLAMSKVTVSTVGRLDGLKRLREAVRQPGWHRLGVSISLNAPNDAIRNQIMPINRAMPMGQLREALLDFPNGTGKPYLIAYVLIPGLNDAMEHADELAEWVKPLRCMVNVIPYNPRRDSPWPAPQEEDVEEFVHRLSSHGVFVKRRRTKGRSTMAACGQLGNPAIRRRKVVGPLTPITIGGGS; this is encoded by the coding sequence ATGTACGGCCAAGCCGAACAGACGACCGACACGCCCAGCCCCCTCGGGCTCACCAGCCGGCAGTGGGTGGAGGCGGTGGGTCCGCGGGTCAAGGGGCGGGGGTTATGGGCCCTTCGCGCGTACAAGGCGTTCTTGCGTGAGGGCCGGACCGACGACCCGGTGTTCCAGCAGATCGGCACGCCGCACGTGGGTCCGGTCGTGCGGCGCGAGCGAGAGGACACGCCCGAGGGCGTCATCACCAAGTTCGTTCAGCAGCTCGACGTCGAGCGGCAGGGCGTGAAGCTCGAGGCCGAATCGGTCGTGATCCCGATGATCGGTCGCAAGGGCCGGCTGGCGCACTCGCTGTGCGTGAGCAGCCAGGTGGGCTGCGCGATGGGCTGCGGCTTCTGCGAGACGGCGCAGATGGGGCTGATGGCCTCACTGACGCCCGCGCAGATCGTGGGGCAGTGGCACGCGGCGCGGCACCAGCTCGGGGCGCAGCCGAGCAACCTCGTGTTCATGGGCATGGGCGAGCCCTTGGACAACACCGACGCGGTGTTGCAGGCGATCAACGTGCTCACCGATCAGGCGGGCGCCGGGCTGGCGATGAGCAAGGTGACCGTGTCGACGGTGGGGCGGCTCGACGGACTCAAGCGATTACGCGAGGCCGTACGGCAGCCGGGCTGGCACCGGCTTGGCGTCTCGATCAGCCTGAACGCGCCCAACGACGCCATCCGCAACCAGATCATGCCCATCAACCGGGCGATGCCGATGGGCCAGCTCCGCGAAGCATTGCTGGACTTTCCGAACGGCACGGGCAAGCCGTACCTCATCGCGTACGTCCTCATCCCGGGATTGAACGATGCGATGGAGCACGCCGACGAGTTGGCCGAGTGGGTGAAGCCGCTGCGGTGCATGGTAAACGTGATTCCGTACAACCCGCGTCGCGACAGCCCGTGGCCCGCGCCGCAGGAGGAAGACGTTGAAGAGTTCGTGCATCGCCTGAGTTCGCACGGCGTGTTCGTCAAGCGTCGCCGAACGAAGGGCCGCAGCACGATGGCCGCGTGCGGCCAGCTCGGCAATCCGGCTATCCGCCGGCGGAAGGTCGTCGGTCCGCTGACGCCGATCACCATCGGCGGCGGAAGCTGA
- a CDS encoding trypsin-like peptidase domain-containing protein, translating to MKNRTAGLIRTLQASACLAAALGVCNGTMAQATSLTTDQADVQAAPADIRQSTVKIFTTSRGPDLTRPWTRQQPSDSTGSGLVIDGGRILTNAHVVEYGQQIFVQPYLTSQRLAARVVARNTGIDLALLELEDQDAIDGVPMAELSDALPDIGDKANALGYPMGGEELSITEGIVSRIEFVGYQAGTLGLRIQVDAALNPGNSGGPVTVDGEVIGLTFSGISQADNIGYIIPNEEIRLFLSDIEDGEVDGRPFLRETFDNTRNPGVRAKLGLTPQLEGMVVAGAVEGNPLQSWDVVTSIAGRSVDSQGLVSVTDDLRLYFEYFVHHGLNDDDTVTLGVLRDGEEIEVRSPVVRGDDDFFDALDNTYPSYMVFGPLVFTPVYQAHVYGLDLDRMAARRSPLVKRAFTGKDEEAEVQQYVILAGGMLNHRVNLAYEVPPFSTLKSINDTTITSLEHCITTLKELAGSSEEFITFEFYDRGADRLVYKRTDLLRSIEDVLNENGIRRPISSDLEDLWPDLGE from the coding sequence GTGAAGAACCGTACCGCTGGACTTATCCGGACCCTTCAAGCCTCCGCGTGCCTCGCCGCCGCCCTCGGCGTGTGCAACGGCACCATGGCGCAGGCGACTTCGCTGACGACCGACCAGGCCGACGTGCAGGCCGCACCGGCGGACATCCGCCAGTCGACGGTCAAGATCTTCACGACCAGCCGCGGACCCGATCTCACCCGTCCCTGGACCCGCCAGCAGCCCAGCGACTCCACGGGCTCGGGGCTCGTCATCGACGGCGGACGCATCCTGACCAACGCCCACGTCGTCGAGTACGGCCAGCAGATCTTCGTGCAGCCCTACCTCACGAGCCAGCGCCTGGCGGCCCGCGTCGTCGCGCGCAACACCGGCATCGACCTGGCCTTGCTCGAACTCGAGGACCAGGACGCCATCGACGGTGTGCCCATGGCCGAGCTCAGCGACGCCCTGCCCGACATTGGCGACAAGGCCAACGCGCTGGGCTATCCGATGGGCGGCGAAGAACTCTCGATCACCGAGGGCATCGTCTCGCGCATCGAGTTCGTCGGCTATCAGGCCGGCACGCTCGGCCTGCGCATCCAGGTCGACGCCGCGCTCAACCCCGGCAACTCGGGCGGACCCGTCACCGTCGACGGCGAGGTCATCGGGCTGACCTTCAGCGGCATCTCGCAGGCCGACAACATCGGCTACATCATCCCCAACGAAGAGATCCGCTTGTTCCTGAGCGACATCGAAGACGGCGAGGTCGACGGCCGGCCCTTCCTGCGCGAAACCTTCGACAACACGCGCAACCCCGGCGTCCGCGCCAAGCTGGGCCTGACGCCACAGCTCGAGGGCATGGTCGTGGCCGGCGCCGTCGAGGGCAACCCGCTGCAATCGTGGGACGTCGTCACGAGCATCGCCGGCCGCAGCGTCGACAGCCAGGGCCTGGTCAGCGTCACCGACGACCTTCGGCTCTACTTCGAGTACTTCGTGCACCACGGCCTGAACGACGACGACACCGTGACGCTCGGCGTGCTGCGCGACGGCGAAGAGATCGAGGTCCGCTCGCCCGTCGTGCGCGGCGACGATGACTTCTTCGACGCGCTCGACAACACCTACCCCAGCTACATGGTCTTCGGCCCGCTCGTCTTCACGCCCGTCTACCAGGCCCACGTCTACGGGCTCGACCTCGATCGCATGGCCGCCCGCCGCAGCCCGCTCGTCAAGCGTGCCTTCACCGGCAAGGACGAAGAGGCCGAGGTGCAGCAGTACGTCATCCTCGCCGGCGGCATGCTCAACCATCGGGTCAACCTCGCCTACGAAGTGCCGCCCTTCTCGACGCTCAAGAGCATCAACGACACCACCATCACCAGCCTGGAGCATTGCATCACCACGCTCAAGGAACTGGCCGGCTCGTCCGAAGAGTTCATCACGTTCGAGTTCTACGACCGCGGCGCCGATCGCCTCGTCTACAAGCGCACCGACCTGCTGCGTTCCATCGAGGACGTCCTCAACGAGAACGGCATCCGCCGCCCGATCTCGAGCGACCTGGAAGACCTCTGGCCCGACCTCGGCGAGTAA